In Solanum pennellii chromosome 7, SPENNV200, the following are encoded in one genomic region:
- the LOC107025935 gene encoding protein SUPPRESSOR OF MAX2 1 — MRAGLSTIQQTLTPEAATVLNHSIAEASRRNHGQTTPLHVAATLLSSPSGYLRQACIRSHPNSSHPLQCRALELCFSVALERLPTAQNMLQGTEPPISNALMAALKRAQAHQRRGCPEQQQQPLLAVKVELEQLIISILDDPSVSRVMREASFSSPAVKNTIEQSLTQTSSSSQHHQTNINLSPFTAMGGGSRIIGTNPVTPVQVTRNMYLNPKLQGCGGGGGVGVGGQLGSLQRGEEVKKVLEILLRSKKRNPVLVGEGEPESVVKELFNKIEKGEFIEGHLKNIQIVQMDKEFSFSCDKIQMLNKIKELEGVIECKMSNGSGGVILDLGDLKWLVEQQQQPMISEIGKAAVAEMGKLLARFREDNSNSSNNNNRLWLIGTATCETYLRCQVYHSTMENDWDLQAVPIASRSPHPGIFPRLGNERVLGSSLDPLNPLKSFTGPVPSLPRRVPENLNPRLRTSCCPQCKEKFEHELAKLASEFENSSSEAKSESPPRPQLPQWLQSAKLKNDSKATALSQIKDQGLLLQKTQELQKKWNDTCLQLHPNFQHSVGLQRTVPPVLSMPGLYNPNLLLRQPLQPKLVPSRSLGVSLQLNTTQTASQSPEKVATPPGSPVRTDLVLGPKSSGTAPEKTLEDQAKDFLSCISSVPQNKLLDKFASALDADTFKRLLKGLMEKAWWQQDAASSVASAVSRCRLGNGKQRGGAPKGDIWLLFTGPDRYAKRKMASVLAEQMCGNSPIMISLGSRRDDEESDVGFRGKTAVDRIAEAVRRHPLSVIMLEDIDEANVLVRGSIKRAMDRGRLTDSHGREISLGNVIFILTGNWSTMSPESYRNEYLMEEKKLVSLASSDWQLRLTVGEKSAKRRASWLHDQDRPRKELNLGLSFDLNEAAEFEDYRTDGSHNSSDLTVEREEDPHLENRRFSVTSVPHELVSSADDTIPFKPIEFLFARREIKKTISKKFSMAIVDDKVSIEVEDEIVDRILGGLWRGRTSLEQWVEKVLGPSFDQIQPRLPSSDENTIVRLQLELLHTDSNSHNNGECLPSKVTILEDGQ, encoded by the exons ATGAGGGCAGGATTGAGTACAATCCAACAAACGTTAACCCCAGAAGCAGCAACAGTATTAAACCATTCAATAGCTGAAGCAAGTCGCCGGAATCATGGACAAACGACGCCGTTACATGTGGCGGCGACTTTATTGTCGTCGCCGTCAGGGTATCTCCGGCAAGCTTGTATCCGTTCACACCCGAATTCATCACACCCACTTCAGTGTCGTGCACTTGAGCTGTGTTTTAGCGTTGCTTTAGAAAGATTACCCACTGCTCAAAATATGCTTCAAGGTACAGAACCCCCAATTTCAAATGCGTTAATGGCTGCTTTGAAAAGGGCACAAGCTCATCAACGAAGAGGGTGTCcggaacaacaacaacaaccgcTTTTAGCTgtgaaagttgaattagaacAGTTGATAATTTCGATTCTCGATGACCCAAGTGTGAGCAGGGTGATGAGGGAAGCTAGTTTTTCTAGCCCAGCTGTGAAGAACACGATTGAACAATCGTTAACACAAACCTCTTCGTCTTCACAACATCATCAAACAAATATCAATTTATCACCTTTCACCGCTATGGGTGGTGGGTCTAGGATTATCGGTACAAATCCGGTGACACCAGTACAGGTAACTCGAAATATGTATTTGAATCCAAAATTGCAGGGTTGTggaggtgggggtggggtgggggtagGAGGACAATTGGGTAGTCTACAAAGAGGTGAAGAAGTGAAAAAGGTGTTAGAGATATTGTTGAGAAGTAAGAAAAGGAACCCAGTTTTGGTTGGTGAAGGTGAACCAGAAAGTGTAGTGAAAGAGCTTTTTAACAAGATTGAGAAAGGGGAATTCATTGAAGGGCATTTGAAAAACATACAAATTGTTCAAATGGATAAGGAGTTTTCATTTTCATGTGATAAAATCCAGATGCTTAATAAGATTAAAGAATTAGAAGGGGTAATTGAGTGTAAGATGAGTAATGGTAGTGGAGGTGTGATTCTTGATTTAGGTGATTTGAAATGGCTTGTTGAACAGCAACAACAACCGATGATTTCGGAGATTGGGAAGGCAGCAGTGGCTGAAATGGGGAAGTTATTAGCGCGATTTCGAGAGgataatagtaatagtagtaataataacaatagGTTATGGTTGATTGGTACAGCAACATGTGAGACATATTTGAGATGTCAAGTTTATCATTCTACTATGGAAAACGATTGGGATCTTCAAGCTGTTCCTATAGCTTCAAGATCTCCTCATCCAGGAATATTTCCAAG GCTTGGAAATGAAAGAGTTCTTGGAAGTTCTTTGGATCCTCTGAATCCGCTGAAGAGCTTTACTGGTCCGGTGCCTTCGCTACCGAGGCGTGTACCGGAGAATTTAAATCCGAGATTGAGGACGTCGTGTTGCCCACAGTGCAAGGAGAAGTTTGAACATGAGTTGGCGAAACTTGCATCAGAGTTTGAGAATTCATCATCTGAAGCCAAATCAGAATCTCCTCCTCGACCTCAGTTGCCTCAATGGTTGCAAAGTGCCAAGCTAAAGAATGATAGTAAAGCAACTGCTTTGTCACAg ATTAAGGATCAAGGTCTTTTGTTGCAAAAGACTCAAGAACTTCAAAAGAAGTGGAACGATACATGTTTGCAACTTCATCCTAATTTCCAGCACAGTGTCGGGCTTCAAAGAACAGTACCACCTGTTCTCTCTATGCCAGGCTTATATAATCCGAACCTGCTTTTGCGTCAACCTTTACAGCCCAAGCTTGTTCCAAGTAGAAGCCTGGGAGTGAGCCTGCAACTGAACACCACCCAAACAGCTAGCCAATCTCCGGAGAAGGTAGCTACCCCTCCTGGAAGCCCTGTTAGGACCGACTTGGTTCTCGGGCCAAAATCAAGTGGAACTGCGCCGGAGAAAACTCTGGAAGATCAAGCAAAGGACTTCCTCAGCTGCATTTCTTCGGTGCCTCAGAACAAGTTACTCGACAAATTTGCTAGTGCACTAGATGCTGATACGTTTAAAAGGCTTCTCAAGGGTCTAATGGAGAAAGCTTGGTGGCAGCAAGATGCTGCCTCTTCTGTTGCTTCTGCTGTGTCGAGGTGCAGATTGGGCAATGGGAAACAGCGGGGTGGTGCACCAAAGGGTGACATATGGCTGTTGTTCACGGGTCCTGACAGATATGCCAAGAGAAAGATGGCATCGGTTCTAGCAGAGCAAATGTGCGGAAATAGTCCTATAATGATCTCCCTTGGCTCACGGCGAGATGATGAAGAGTCAGACGTAGGATTCCGTGGTAAAACAGCTGTAGATCGTATTGCAGAGGCTGTTCGGAGGCATCCACTTTCAGTTATTATGCTCGAGGATATAGACGAAGCAAATGTGCTAGTTCGTGGGAGCATAAAACGAGCCATGGACAGAGGTAGGCTTACAGATTCACATGGCCGTGAGATTAGTCTCGGCAATGTTATATTCATTCTTACTGGAAATTGGTCTACAATGAGCCCCGAGAGCTACAGGAATGAGTATTTGATGGAAGAAAAGAAACTGGTCTCGCTAGCCAGTTCCGATTGGCAGTTAAGGTTAACAGTTGGTGAAAAGAGCGCTAAGCGCAGAGCGAGTTGGTTGCATGATCAAGACAGACCTAGAAAAGAATTAAATCTAGGTCTCTCTTTCGATCTAAACGAAGCAGCAGAGTTCGAGGATTATAGAACTGATGGATCACACAATTCAAGTGATCTAACTGTTGAGCGCGAAGAAGATCCTCATCTTGAAAACAGGCGATTCTCAGTTACATCAGTTCCTCACGAGCTCGTCAGCTCCGCGGATGACACTATCCCATTCAAGCCAATTGAATTCCTGTTCGCTCGACGTGAGATCAAGAAAACAATCAGCAAGAAATTCTCCATGGCCATCGTCGATGACAAGGTCTCAATCGAAGTTGAAGACGAGATAGTAGACCGGATCCTAGGTGGCTTATGGCGTGGTCGAACAAGCCTAGAACAATGGGTGGAGAAAGTTCTAGGTCCGAGTTTCGATCAAATCCAGCCCCGGCTACCCTCTTCCGACGAAAACACTATCGTTCGACTTCAGCTTGAACTACTGCATACAGACTCCAATAGCCATAACAATGGAGAATGTCTTCCTAGCAAAGTCACAATATTGGAAGATGGACAGTAG